A single region of the Pontimicrobium sp. SW4 genome encodes:
- a CDS encoding M28 family peptidase: MKKTLLLLSAMIIVFSCKKEATQEDVATYGSTITQEELKDHLYIYASDEFEGRDTGAPGQKKAVEYLKKEYETMGIPSVIEGNYFQTVPLNIVKTPNVSISVNGESFNYFDDFISQTAAATGTISASEVVYAGYGIDDEKYSDYTNLDVKGKVVVVKGGEPKDQAGNNILSGGKEASKWSNGRQALSSKRTAAKDNGAKALFFMDNELFNRYATFYKERDANGGSNRLSLPTKEDADPEIYDFLISEKMGKALVDNINESTETATLATKLDMNYESITESMPSENVAAMITGSEKPDEYIVISAHLDHVGVNAKGEIFNGADDDGSGTVSLLEVAEAFKTATDKGHGPKRSVIFLHVTGEEKGLLGSRYYTDYEPLKPLANTVANLNIDMVGRIDPKREGDRNYIYLIGADKLSTELHEISEEVNKTFTNIELDYTYNDENDPNRFYYRSDHYNFAKNNIPIIFYFNGTHDDYHRHTDTPDKINYDLLENRSRLVFHTAWELANRAERIVVDKATEE, from the coding sequence ATGAAAAAAACACTATTACTATTAAGCGCAATGATAATAGTATTTTCTTGTAAAAAAGAAGCAACTCAAGAAGACGTCGCTACTTACGGAAGTACTATAACTCAAGAAGAGTTAAAGGATCATTTATACATTTATGCTTCTGATGAGTTTGAGGGAAGAGACACAGGAGCTCCAGGACAAAAGAAAGCAGTTGAGTATCTTAAAAAAGAATACGAAACTATGGGTATTCCATCGGTTATCGAAGGAAACTATTTTCAAACAGTGCCTTTAAATATTGTTAAAACGCCAAATGTTAGTATTTCAGTAAATGGTGAATCATTTAATTATTTCGATGACTTTATTTCTCAAACAGCTGCTGCTACTGGAACTATATCTGCTTCAGAAGTAGTTTATGCTGGTTATGGAATTGATGATGAAAAATACAGCGATTATACTAATCTTGATGTTAAGGGTAAAGTAGTTGTTGTAAAAGGCGGTGAGCCTAAAGACCAAGCAGGAAACAACATATTAAGCGGAGGTAAAGAAGCTTCTAAATGGTCTAATGGTCGTCAAGCACTTTCTTCTAAAAGAACTGCTGCTAAAGACAATGGTGCAAAAGCATTATTTTTTATGGATAATGAGTTATTTAACCGTTACGCAACATTCTATAAAGAACGTGACGCTAATGGTGGGAGTAATCGCTTATCATTACCTACAAAAGAAGATGCTGACCCTGAAATTTATGATTTCTTGATTAGCGAAAAAATGGGTAAAGCGTTAGTAGATAACATTAACGAATCTACTGAAACTGCAACACTCGCTACTAAGTTAGATATGAACTATGAAAGTATTACTGAGTCTATGCCGTCTGAAAACGTAGCAGCAATGATTACAGGTTCTGAAAAACCAGATGAGTATATTGTTATTTCTGCGCATTTAGATCACGTTGGTGTTAATGCTAAAGGTGAGATTTTTAATGGTGCTGATGATGATGGTTCTGGAACTGTATCATTATTAGAAGTTGCTGAAGCTTTTAAAACAGCTACCGATAAAGGTCATGGACCAAAACGTTCAGTTATCTTTTTACACGTAACTGGTGAAGAAAAAGGATTATTAGGTTCTAGATATTATACCGATTATGAGCCATTAAAACCTTTAGCAAATACAGTAGCTAACTTAAATATTGATATGGTTGGTCGTATTGACCCAAAACGTGAAGGAGATAGAAACTATATCTATTTAATTGGAGCGGATAAGTTAAGTACGGAATTACATGAAATCTCTGAAGAAGTAAATAAAACCTTTACGAATATTGAGTTAGACTATACCTATAATGATGAGAACGATCCAAATCGTTTTTACTATCGTTCAGATCATTATAACTTTGCAAAAAATAACATTCCAATCATATTTTATTTTAATGGAACTCACGATGACTACCATAGACATACAGATACTCCAGATAAAATTAATTATGACTTGTTAGAAAACAGATCGCGTTTGGTGTTCCATACAGCATGGGAATTAGCAAATCGTGCAGAACGTATTGTAGTTGATAAAGCTACTGAAGAATAG
- a CDS encoding TusE/DsrC/DsvC family sulfur relay protein produces MKKVLANREIDVNEEGYLVDFKQWDREICECIADECNIVMTEKHWEVIEYIHEKHKNEEPLSIRGIKKSGVINIKEFYNLFPGGPLKKATLIAGIPKPKSCI; encoded by the coding sequence ATGAAAAAAGTTTTAGCAAATAGAGAAATTGATGTTAACGAAGAAGGGTATCTAGTAGACTTTAAACAATGGGACAGAGAAATTTGCGAATGTATTGCAGATGAATGTAATATTGTGATGACCGAAAAACATTGGGAGGTTATAGAATACATACACGAAAAACATAAAAATGAAGAACCTTTATCTATTAGAGGTATTAAAAAGAGTGGTGTTATAAACATTAAAGAGTTTTATAACTTATTTCCAGGTGGGCCATTAAAAAAAGCAACTTTAATTGCTGGTATACCTAAGCCTAAAAGCTGTATTTAA
- a CDS encoding M28 family metallopeptidase, translating into MKILVYASAFILVGSCASLSNKEKRQAIVDNIKIVQPDQLKTYSKTITSKELKEHLYIFASDEFQGRKAGSAGQKKGVNFIKNYYVSKEISSPYPDSNYFQFIPKSYLGEGYNDTENVLAFIKGEEKPNEIIVISAHHDHEGIDEDGNVYNGADDDGSGTVALLEMAEAFKKAKDNGHGPKRSILFLHLTAEEVGLQGSKYYTENPAFPLENTVANLNIDMIGRVDKSHLKSPNYVYLIGSDRLSTELHYISEAINSTFNNLELDYKYNDENDHNRYYYRSDHYNFAKHNIPVIFYFNGEHDDYHQTSDTADKINYDILEKRTKLIFATAWQLANQENRIIVDK; encoded by the coding sequence ATGAAAATTTTAGTGTATGCTTCGGCTTTTATACTTGTAGGTTCTTGTGCTTCTTTAAGCAACAAAGAAAAAAGACAAGCAATAGTTGATAATATTAAAATTGTTCAACCAGACCAATTAAAAACCTACTCTAAAACAATAACTTCCAAGGAGTTAAAAGAACACCTATACATTTTTGCTTCAGATGAATTTCAAGGCCGAAAAGCTGGAAGTGCTGGACAAAAAAAAGGGGTGAACTTTATAAAAAACTATTATGTTTCTAAAGAAATTTCGTCACCATATCCAGATTCTAATTACTTTCAATTTATTCCCAAAAGCTATTTAGGAGAAGGTTATAATGATACAGAAAATGTTCTAGCTTTCATAAAAGGAGAAGAAAAACCTAATGAAATCATTGTGATTTCTGCACATCATGACCACGAAGGCATTGATGAAGATGGTAATGTATATAACGGCGCAGACGATGATGGCTCTGGTACAGTAGCACTCTTAGAAATGGCCGAAGCTTTTAAAAAAGCTAAAGATAATGGACATGGTCCAAAACGAAGTATTCTCTTTTTACACCTCACCGCTGAAGAAGTCGGACTACAAGGATCTAAATATTATACCGAAAATCCTGCTTTCCCTCTAGAAAATACTGTTGCAAACCTAAATATAGACATGATTGGTCGAGTAGATAAATCTCATTTAAAATCTCCAAACTATGTTTACCTAATTGGATCGGATAGATTAAGTACAGAATTACACTATATATCGGAAGCTATTAATAGTACGTTCAACAATCTTGAGCTGGATTATAAATACAATGATGAAAATGATCATAATCGTTATTATTACAGGTCAGATCACTACAACTTCGCGAAACATAATATTCCAGTAATTTTCTATTTTAATGGAGAACATGATGACTATCATCAAACTAGCGATACTGCCGATAAAATTAACTATGACATACTAGAAAAGCGTACAAAACTCATCTTTGCAACCGCGTGGCAACTTGCCAATCAAGAAAATCGCATAATTGTTGATAAATAA
- a CDS encoding DUF3108 domain-containing protein, with translation MKSFVFTILCLTSCLIQSQNTAIGSNEKLVFTASYNMSGLLTDLAQVTMETSEVKTSTSTLLRLKGKARTYTKWDNFFKINDLYESYVHPSSLKPYLYKRDINEGGYYKFMQYNYNHKTNSVKSLKRKRRGDGTFWDENKNLSISSNTRDIIATLYHIRNLDIHKASIGNSDTFTVLMDNEEFKITLTLLAKETINTSIGKKECYKLAIAMNNNLLKGSNDNLLWLTADKNKIPVYAKFKVPVGNGELRIQSATGLKN, from the coding sequence ATGAAATCATTTGTTTTTACAATTTTATGTCTTACTTCTTGTCTTATTCAAAGTCAAAATACTGCTATTGGTTCTAACGAAAAACTTGTATTTACGGCATCTTATAATATGTCTGGTTTACTAACAGATTTAGCACAAGTCACCATGGAAACAAGTGAAGTTAAGACTTCAACAAGCACTTTGCTTCGTTTAAAAGGCAAAGCCAGAACTTACACCAAATGGGATAATTTTTTTAAAATCAATGATTTATACGAAAGCTATGTGCATCCAAGCTCTTTAAAACCATATTTATATAAAAGAGATATTAATGAAGGTGGTTATTACAAATTCATGCAATATAATTACAATCATAAAACCAATTCGGTAAAAAGTTTAAAACGTAAAAGAAGAGGTGACGGTACCTTTTGGGATGAAAATAAAAATCTTAGTATATCGTCAAATACTAGAGATATAATTGCAACGCTTTACCATATTAGAAATTTAGATATTCATAAAGCAAGTATTGGAAACTCAGATACATTCACAGTTTTAATGGACAACGAAGAGTTTAAAATAACACTTACTTTACTAGCTAAAGAAACTATTAATACTAGTATTGGCAAAAAAGAATGCTATAAATTAGCTATAGCAATGAACAATAATCTATTAAAAGGAAGTAATGATAACCTACTTTGGCTTACAGCAGACAAAAATAAAATACCTGTATATGCCAAATTTAAAGTTCCAGTTGGAAATGGTGAATTAAGAATACAAAGTGCAACCGGTTTAAAAAATTAA
- the bshB1 gene encoding bacillithiol biosynthesis deacetylase BshB1 has translation MKLDILAIGAHPDDVELGCGATIAKEIANGKKVGIIDLTRGELGTRGTAETRDAESTEAAKTLGVATRTNMEFADGFFINDKEHQLELIKMIRKYRPEIVLCNAIDDRHIDHGKGSQLVSDACFLSGLLKIDTKCPDEDGWQEPWRPKHVYHYIQWKNIEPDFVVDVTGFMNKKMDSVLAYKTQFFDPASKEPETPISSSNFTDSIVYRARDLGRLIGVDHGEGFTVERYVAVDSLYDIK, from the coding sequence ATGAAACTAGATATACTTGCAATTGGAGCCCATCCTGACGATGTAGAGTTAGGCTGTGGAGCTACTATAGCCAAAGAAATTGCTAATGGTAAAAAAGTTGGTATTATTGACCTCACAAGAGGTGAGCTGGGTACACGTGGTACTGCCGAAACTAGAGATGCAGAATCTACAGAAGCAGCTAAAACTTTAGGAGTAGCAACCAGAACAAATATGGAATTTGCTGATGGTTTTTTCATAAATGATAAGGAGCATCAATTAGAGCTTATAAAAATGATTAGAAAGTATCGTCCGGAGATTGTATTATGCAATGCTATTGACGATAGACATATAGATCATGGTAAAGGAAGCCAATTAGTAAGTGATGCCTGTTTTTTAAGTGGTTTACTAAAAATTGATACTAAATGTCCTGATGAAGATGGTTGGCAAGAACCTTGGAGACCAAAACACGTGTATCATTACATACAATGGAAAAATATTGAACCAGATTTTGTAGTAGATGTTACTGGATTTATGAATAAAAAAATGGATTCGGTATTGGCGTATAAAACGCAATTTTTTGATCCAGCTAGTAAAGAACCTGAAACACCAATTTCCAGTAGTAATTTTACTGATAGTATTGTTTATCGTGCTAGAGATTTAGGACGTTTAATTGGTGTAGATCATGGTGAAGGGTTTACAGTAGAACGCTATGTTGCTGTAGATAGTTTGTATGATATAAAATAA
- a CDS encoding FUSC family protein → MTLYIYLGIISIVLILIFAAIIKKLRLAVTILAILAASLGLMLSILPLGSIALIPIIGAFILAFIAFKMAQKDGANTKLVKVIFLITIISLALTIYRSVFEVNVVENDIETIEREKQSKEDAIEELEGLEIED, encoded by the coding sequence ATGACTCTATACATTTACTTAGGCATTATCAGCATTGTTTTAATTTTAATTTTTGCTGCAATTATTAAAAAATTAAGGTTAGCAGTAACAATATTAGCAATATTAGCAGCAAGTTTAGGATTGATGCTATCTATTTTACCTTTAGGTTCTATTGCTTTAATACCAATAATTGGTGCCTTTATTTTAGCATTTATTGCTTTTAAAATGGCTCAAAAAGATGGTGCAAATACCAAACTTGTTAAGGTCATTTTTTTAATAACAATCATTTCACTAGCATTAACTATATACAGATCGGTTTTTGAAGTTAATGTTGTAGAAAATGACATAGAAACCATTGAAAGAGAAAAGCAATCTAAAGAAGATGCTATTGAAGAATTAGAAGGTTTAGAAATTGAAGATTAA
- a CDS encoding FAD-dependent oxidoreductase codes for MKNLVILGAGTSGTMMANHLISKLPKREWNITIVDQFKTHYYQPGFLFLPFDIYTTKQVKKKGEKFIPKGVNYIQKKIELIKPDENKVQLEGDAQLDYDILIVATGTKIAPSEIEGMDGPMWYKNIFDFYTYEGAKALRNKLREWEGGKLVVHITEMPIKCPVAPLEFAFLADSFFKNKSMRDKVDITYVTPLGGAFTKPKATEALHHLLEEKGIKEVTDFNIERVDYENNKIVDYADTEVEYDLLVTVPTNMGDELIERSGMGDDLNYVPTNKATLQTNDYENIFAIGDATNLPASKAGSVAHFEAEILTDNILRYIKGEPLKAEFDGHANCFIETGNGKALLIDFNYTHEPVEGTFPFPGVGPLKLLKESRMNHMGKMAFRWIYWNMLIKGIHIPFVSTNMTTKGKKLEKINN; via the coding sequence ATGAAAAATTTAGTAATATTAGGAGCGGGAACTTCTGGAACAATGATGGCAAATCATTTAATTTCAAAATTACCAAAAAGAGAATGGAATATAACTATTGTAGATCAATTTAAAACACATTATTATCAACCAGGGTTTTTATTTCTTCCGTTTGATATTTACACAACGAAACAAGTTAAAAAGAAAGGGGAGAAGTTTATACCTAAAGGAGTTAATTACATTCAAAAAAAGATTGAATTAATAAAGCCTGATGAAAATAAAGTCCAACTTGAAGGAGATGCGCAATTAGATTATGATATTTTAATCGTTGCAACTGGTACTAAAATTGCTCCTAGTGAAATTGAAGGAATGGATGGCCCAATGTGGTACAAGAACATATTCGATTTTTATACCTATGAAGGTGCTAAGGCATTGAGAAATAAGCTACGCGAATGGGAGGGAGGTAAGCTAGTGGTACATATTACTGAAATGCCAATTAAATGTCCAGTTGCACCTTTAGAATTTGCTTTCCTTGCCGATTCTTTCTTTAAAAATAAAAGTATGCGAGATAAAGTAGACATTACTTACGTAACACCTTTGGGAGGAGCTTTTACAAAGCCTAAAGCGACTGAAGCATTGCATCATTTATTAGAAGAAAAAGGAATAAAAGAAGTTACTGATTTTAATATTGAGCGCGTAGATTATGAAAACAACAAAATAGTAGACTATGCAGATACTGAAGTTGAATATGATTTATTAGTAACTGTACCAACAAATATGGGAGATGAGTTAATTGAACGCTCAGGAATGGGAGACGATTTAAACTATGTTCCAACCAATAAGGCAACATTACAAACAAATGATTACGAAAATATTTTTGCTATTGGTGATGCAACTAACTTACCAGCTTCTAAAGCAGGATCTGTGGCACATTTTGAAGCAGAAATATTAACCGATAATATATTAAGGTATATAAAGGGTGAGCCTTTAAAAGCTGAGTTTGATGGTCATGCAAACTGTTTTATTGAAACAGGAAATGGTAAAGCATTGTTAATTGATTTTAACTATACTCACGAACCAGTAGAGGGAACATTTCCTTTTCCAGGAGTTGGACCATTAAAACTACTAAAGGAAAGTAGAATGAACCACATGGGAAAAATGGCATTTAGATGGATTTATTGGAATATGTTAATTAAAGGAATTCATATTCCATTTGTATCTACTAATATGACTACAAAAGGAAAAAAACTTGAAAAAATAAATAACTAA
- a CDS encoding universal stress protein encodes MKSILLPTDFSKNSINAINYAVELFKNEVCEFYVLNIQKASSFVSDDLMTMTSSATIYHTLIDIAKKSIKNVIDEVKETYNNDLHEFYSIVDYDNFVDGINQACETRQIDIIIMGTKGASGAEKVLFGSNTARVMQRCSTPVLAIPDGCKFIGLDKIAFTSNFSIKYNKEDFQSLLDISNLYTSSIDILHVTSDGELTSNQEDNRTFLDTLFGSLKHEFINIEESDIFKAIQDYIKDNSIKILAMTSRHHSFLERLFTRHLVETFAFKINIPFLVMENSNQ; translated from the coding sequence TTGAAATCAATATTATTACCTACAGATTTTTCAAAGAATTCCATTAATGCAATTAATTATGCTGTGGAGTTATTTAAAAATGAAGTGTGTGAATTTTATGTATTAAATATCCAAAAGGCGTCATCGTTTGTATCGGATGATTTAATGACGATGACCTCTTCAGCTACCATCTATCATACATTAATTGATATTGCTAAGAAATCAATTAAAAATGTAATAGATGAAGTTAAAGAAACTTATAATAATGACTTGCACGAGTTTTATTCGATAGTTGATTACGATAATTTTGTAGATGGTATTAACCAAGCCTGTGAGACAAGGCAAATTGATATAATTATCATGGGTACTAAAGGAGCCTCAGGCGCCGAAAAAGTTCTTTTTGGGAGTAATACAGCACGAGTTATGCAACGATGTAGTACTCCAGTATTAGCAATTCCTGATGGATGCAAATTTATAGGTCTAGATAAGATTGCTTTTACTTCAAATTTTTCAATCAAATACAATAAAGAAGACTTTCAATCACTGTTAGATATTTCTAACCTATATACATCTAGTATTGATATTTTACACGTAACAAGTGATGGTGAGTTGACATCAAATCAAGAAGATAATAGAACCTTTTTGGACACTCTTTTTGGTAGTTTAAAGCATGAATTTATCAATATTGAAGAGTCAGATATTTTTAAAGCAATACAAGATTACATAAAGGATAATAGCATTAAAATATTGGCAATGACAAGTCGACACCATTCTTTTTTAGAGCGTCTTTTTACTAGACATTTGGTAGAAACTTTTGCTTTTAAAATTAATATTCCATTTTTAGTTATGGAAAACTCTAATCAATAA
- a CDS encoding DsrE/DsrF/DrsH-like family protein → METQVDAIEKKQEGTKVKKMLFILSKATIENVYAAFVMANGARMEGIDSEIFFTFFGLEAIQKKKLEHLKVATVGNPAMHIPTMIGGLPGMEAFATKMMKKEMEKLDMPPVGEFIEILSDSGCKLWACKLAVDMFHLKEEDLIDELDGILTIGDFYNRANEDGTQILFI, encoded by the coding sequence ATGGAAACTCAAGTAGATGCAATAGAAAAAAAACAAGAAGGAACAAAAGTTAAAAAAATGCTTTTCATTTTATCAAAAGCAACCATAGAGAATGTTTATGCAGCTTTTGTTATGGCAAATGGTGCTAGGATGGAAGGAATAGATTCTGAAATATTTTTTACTTTCTTTGGTTTGGAGGCCATCCAAAAAAAGAAATTGGAACATTTAAAAGTAGCTACAGTTGGGAATCCTGCGATGCATATTCCAACAATGATAGGTGGTTTACCAGGAATGGAAGCCTTTGCTACAAAAATGATGAAAAAAGAAATGGAAAAATTAGATATGCCTCCAGTAGGTGAGTTTATTGAAATTTTATCAGATTCTGGATGTAAGCTCTGGGCTTGTAAATTAGCAGTTGATATGTTCCATTTAAAAGAAGAAGATCTTATAGACGAGTTAGATGGAATCCTTACCATTGGTGATTTTTATAATAGAGCCAATGAAGATGGTACCCAAATTTTATTCATCTAG
- the rlmF gene encoding 23S rRNA (adenine(1618)-N(6))-methyltransferase RlmF gives MHKNNKHQKNYDFEKLSQSVPELKPYIFKNDYGTLTIDFANPEAVKLLNKALLKTYYAVDYWEFQDDHLCPPIPGRVDYIHYLADLLKNFKSPNPIKVLDVGTGATCIYPLLGYSVYNWSFVSTDVDVKALKNAQIIIDKNNLASNIELRLQTNNAHILKGIIKLTDAFTLSMCNPPFYKSEQEATEATIRKLKGLKMEHAIPIRNFSGTANELWYQGGEKAFLHNYLYESSLFKTNNFWYTSLVSNKDLVKSMQKSLKKLGAKEVKVISMEQGNKVSRVVAWTFLTSEQQKDWRL, from the coding sequence TTGCATAAAAACAACAAACATCAAAAAAACTATGATTTTGAAAAATTATCTCAATCTGTCCCTGAGTTAAAACCTTATATTTTTAAAAATGATTATGGGACATTAACTATTGATTTTGCAAACCCAGAAGCAGTAAAATTGCTTAATAAAGCACTTTTAAAGACCTATTATGCTGTAGATTATTGGGAGTTTCAAGATGATCATTTATGTCCACCTATTCCTGGACGCGTAGATTATATCCATTATCTAGCCGATTTGCTTAAGAATTTTAAATCACCAAATCCAATTAAGGTTTTGGATGTTGGTACTGGAGCTACATGTATTTATCCTCTACTTGGTTATAGTGTTTATAATTGGAGTTTTGTTAGTACAGATGTAGATGTTAAAGCATTAAAAAATGCTCAAATAATTATTGATAAAAATAATTTAGCTTCTAATATTGAGTTGCGTTTACAAACAAATAATGCTCATATTTTAAAAGGAATTATTAAGCTAACTGATGCTTTTACATTAAGTATGTGTAATCCTCCATTTTATAAAAGCGAACAAGAAGCCACAGAAGCAACTATAAGAAAGTTAAAAGGCTTGAAAATGGAACATGCAATTCCTATTAGAAATTTTAGTGGTACTGCCAATGAACTCTGGTATCAAGGAGGGGAAAAAGCTTTTCTGCATAATTACTTATATGAAAGTTCTTTGTTTAAAACTAATAACTTTTGGTATACAAGTTTAGTGTCAAATAAAGACTTAGTTAAATCTATGCAGAAGTCTTTAAAAAAGCTTGGAGCTAAAGAAGTGAAAGTCATTAGTATGGAACAAGGAAATAAAGTAAGTAGAGTAGTGGCTTGGACTTTTTTAACAAGTGAACAACAAAAAGATTGGCGATTATAG